A genome region from Setaria italica strain Yugu1 chromosome III, Setaria_italica_v2.0, whole genome shotgun sequence includes the following:
- the LOC101763763 gene encoding uncharacterized protein LOC101763763 yields the protein MASQRSATLLLASLAFVICTLIARCSSSKEAMELFERACHCFDDPNIYGHCAEEFRLNAEGAFHVQRTEVDEYCGGPCLEETKLALQCVEEVAAENFRFSNGASVLAVRQALGTGCGYGPDRGTFEIRERRDCIGGGAGEYYHRNHAQEKPVAGGGRYYGEGDEQPYEQGAGYGEGEEHCYGYGDAGRLAERRGILLQIMPVLVASAALLLKL from the exons ATGGCCTCTCAAAGAAGTGCTACCTTGTTATTAGCCTCGCTAGCCTTTGTCATTTGCACATTGATCGCACGTTGCTCCTCCA GCAAAGAAGCCATGGAGTTGTTCGAGAGAGCGTGCCATTGCTTCGATGATCCCAAT ATCTACGGGCACTGCGCGGAGGAGTTCAGGCTGAACGCGGAGGGCGCGTTCCACGTGCAGCGGACCGAGGTCGACGAGTATTGCGGCGGGCCCTGCCTGGAGGAGACGAAGCTGGCGCTGCAGTgcgtggaggaggtggccgccgaGAACTTCCGGTTCTCCAACGGCGCGTCGGTGCTGGCGGTGAGGCAGGCGCTCGGCACGGGCTGCGGCTACGGCCCCGACAGAGGGACCTTCGAGATCCGCGAGCGCAGAGActgcatcggcggcggcgcaggcgagtACTACCACCGCAACCACGCGCAGGAGAAgccggtcgccggcggcggcaggtacTACGGCGAGGGGGACGAGCAGCCGTACGAGCAGGGCGCCGGCtacggcgagggcgaggagcaCTGCTACGGGTACGGGGACGCGGGCAGGCTAGCGGAGCGCCGCGGCATCCTGCTGCAGATAATGCCGGTGCTCGTCGCCTCTGCGGCGCTGCTCCTCAAACTCTGA
- the LOC101763362 gene encoding glycine-rich cell wall structural protein 1.0-like — protein MVAFKLRLRHLCFTVVLSSIAISCCRGQGGGGGAGAGAGAGAGGAGAGGAAGGAVVPGSQDAIQILAQAALCFDNRPVMNGCLQAMGINVNGNGGGNSNSNGNGGSGNGSGGNGSGVSGNGGGGGGGGGNGNGGSGNGGGGGGNGNSNGSGGNSNGNGGSGNGSGGNSNGNGGNGNMASMCQGPCFGQMMLMMNCVNGILGNIQGYSPGLMQGVQAVFQMSCGNVGNGQQGGGGGAGGAGGAGGGGVGGGGAGGAGGASGGGAGGAGGAGGGGAGGVSGGGGAGGAGSTASSAVAPGGTTNRNGGSHVAVSNLGETTSSAGGPTASLTIGFPSALVTWTCIWLLRLF, from the exons ATGGTTGCATTCAAGCTGAGGCTGAGACATTTGTGTTTCACAGTTGTGCTTTCATCCATTGCTATCTCTTGTTGCAGAG gacaaggaggaggaggtggtgctggtgctggtgctggtgccggCGCTGGTGGTGCTGGGGCAGGGGGAGCAGCAGGAGGTGCAGTGGTGCCCGGATCACAGGATGCGATCCAGATTTTGGCACAGGCTGCTCTCTGCTTTGACAATAGACCG GTGATGAACGGGTGCCTCCAAGCAATGGGCATCAACGTCAATGGCAACGGCGGCGGAAACAGTAACAGCAACGGCAACGGTGGCAGTGGTAATGGCAGCGGCGGCAACGGCAGCGGTGTCagtggcaatggcggcggcggcggcggcggcggcggcaacggcaacggtggcagtggcaatggcggcggcggcggcggcaatggcaaCAGCAATGGCAGTGGTGGAAACAGTAACGGCAACGGTGGCAGTGGCAATGGCAGTGGTGGCAACAGCAACGGCAACGGCGGCAATGGCAACATGGCGAGCATGTGCCAGGGGCCGTGCTTCGGGCAGATGATGCTGATGATGAACTGTGTGAACGGCATCCTGGGCAACATCCAGGGCTACAGCCCCGGCCTCATGCAGGGCGTCCAGGCCGTCTTCCAGATGTCCTGCGGCAATGTCGGCAACGGccagcagggcggcggcgggggtgccgGCGGTGCGGGTGgagccggtggtggtggagttggtggtgGAGGTGCCGGAGGTGCTGGTGGAGCCAGTGGTGGAGGCGCTGGCGGTGCTGGTGGAGCTGGTGGCGGAGGTGCTGGTGGTGTCAGTGGCGGCGGAGGTGCTGGCGGTGCCGGCAGTACGGCCAGCAGTGCTGTTGCTCCTGGTGGTACTACGAATCGTAACGGAG GCTCACACGTGGCGGTAAGCAATCTAGGTGAGACAACCAGCAGCGCGGGCGGGCCCACGGCCAGCCTCACCATCGGGTTTCCTTCGGCGCTAGTGACTTGGACATGTATCTGGCTACTGCGGCTATTCTAG